A genomic region of Zea mays cultivar B73 chromosome 6, Zm-B73-REFERENCE-NAM-5.0, whole genome shotgun sequence contains the following coding sequences:
- the LOC542378 gene encoding putative receptor protein kinase ZmPK1 precursor, producing MPRPLAALLSTACILSFFIALFPRAASSRDILPLGSSLVVESYESSTLQSSDGTFSSGFYEVYTHAFTFSVWYSKTEAAAANNKTIVWSANPDRPVHARRSALTLQKDGNMVLTDYDGAAVWRADGNNFTGVQRARLLDTGNLVIEDSGGNTVWQSFDSPTDTFLPTQLITAATRLVPTTQSRSPGNYIFRFSDLSVLSLIYHVPQVSDIYWPDPDQNLYQDGRNQYNSTRLGMLTDSGVLASSDFADGQALVASDVGPGVKRRLTLDPDGNLRLYSMNDSDGSWSVSMVAMTQPCNIHGLCGPNGICHYSPTPTCSCPPGYATRNPGNWTEGCMAIVNTTCDRYDKRSMRFVRLPNTDFWGSDQQHLLSVSLRTCRDICISDCTCKGFQYQEGTGSCYPKAYLFSGRTYPTSDVRTIYLKLPTGVSVSNALIPRSDVFDSVPRRLDCDRMNKSIREPFPDVHKTGGGESKWFYFYGFIAAFFVVEVSFISFAWFFVLKRELRPSELWASEKGYKAMTSNFRRYSYRELVKATRKFKVELGRGESGTVYKGVLEDDRHVAVKKLENVRQGKEVFQAELSVIGRINHMNLVRIWGFCSEGSHRLLVSEYVENGSLANILFSEGGNILLDWEGRFNIALGVAKGLAYLHHECLEWVIHCDVKPENILLDQAFEPKITDFGLVKLLNRGGSTQNVSHVRGTLGYIAPEWVSSLPITAKVDVYSYGVVLLELLTGTRVSELVGGTDEVHSMLRKLVRMLSAKLEGEEQSWIDGYLDSKLNRPVNYVQARTLIKLAVSCLEEDRSKRPTMEHAVQTLLSADD from the coding sequence ATGCCTCGTCCTCTTGCAGCTCTCCTCTCTACCGCTTGCATCCTCTCCTTCTTCATCGCTCTGTTTCCAAGAGCTGCATCATCCCGAGACATCCTACCACTGGGTTCCTCTCTCGTAGTCGAGTCCTACGAATCCAGCACCTTACAATCATCAGACGGGACATTCTCCTCTGGCTTCTACGAAGTCTACACCCATGCCTTCACATTCTCAGTATGGTACTCAAagacggaggcggcggcggccaaCAACAAGACCATCGTGTGGAGCGCAAACCCTGACCGCCCTGTCCATGCCAGGAGGTCGGCTCTAACCCTGCAAAAGGACGGCAACATGGTGCTCACCGACTACGACGGCGCAGCCGTGTGGCGAGCTGATGGCAACAACTTCACCGGCGTCCAGCGTGCTCGGCTCCTGGACACCGGGAACCTCGTCATCGAGGACTCAGGAGGTAACACTGTATGGCAGAGTTTCGATTCCCCAACGGACACTTTCCTGCCGACGCAGCTCATCACTGCTGCGACCAGATTAGTCCCCACAACCCAATCGCGTAGTCCTGGTAACTACATCTTCCGCTTCAGCGACCTCTCAGTGCTGTCGCTTATATACCACGTGCCTCAAGTCTCAGACATATACTGGCCAGACCCTGACCAGAACCTCTACCAGGATGGCCGGAACCAGTATAACAGTACGAGGTTAGGAATGCTTACTGATAGCGGGGTGCTTGCCTCGAGCGACTTCGCTGATGGTCAGGCGCTTGTGGCCTCCGACGTAGGGCCGGGCGTCAAGAGAAGGCTAACTCTTGACCCTGATGGCAATCTCCGTCTGTACAGCATGAACGATTCAGATGGGTCATGGTCAGTTTCAATGGTAGCAATGACCCAGCCTTGCAATATTCACGGTTTGTGTGGTCCTAATGGCATCTGCCACTACTCACCCACACCTACATGTTCGTGCCCACCAGGTTATGCGACGAGGAACCCGGGTAACTGGACTGAAGGCTGTATGGCTATTGTCAACACAACCTGTGACCGCTATGACAAGAGGTCTATGAGATTTGTGCGACTTCCCAATACGGATTTTTGGGGGTCGGATCAGCAACATCTTCTGTCGGTTTCTCTTCGAACTTGTAGGGATATCTGCATCAGTGACTGCACCTGTAAAGGCTTTCAGTATCAGGAAGGCACAGGATCATGCTATCCAAAAGCTTATCTTTTCAGTGGAAGAACCTACCCAACATCTGACGTGCGAACGATATATCTCAAGCTTCCAACAGGGGTCAGTGTTTCAAATGCCCTTATTCCACGTTCCGACGTGTTCGATTCCGTGCCCCGTCGTCTCGACTGCGATCGGATGAACAAAAGCATCAGAGAACCGTTTCCAGATGTGCACAAGACCGGCGGAGGAGAATCGAAATGGTTTTACTTCTATGGGTTCATAGCTGCATTTTTTGTCGTTGAAGTTTCCTTCATTTCGTTTGCGTGGTTCTTTGTTTTGAAGAGAGAACTCAGGCCATCTGAACTATGGGCGTCTGAGAAAGGTTACAAAGCAATGACTAGTAATTTTAGAAGGTACAGCTACAGGGAACTTGTGAAGGCGACCAGAAAATTCAAGGTTGAGCTAGGGAGGGGAGAATCAGGCACTGTGTACAAAGGTGTCCTAGAAGATGATAGGCATGTGGCTGTGAAGAAGCTGGAGAATGTAAGGCAAGGCAAGGAAGTGTTTCAGGCTGAGCTAAGTGTAATTGGGAGGATCAACCACATGAACCTTGTGAGGATATGGGGCTTCTGTTCAGAGGGATCTCATAGGTTGTTGGTCTCCGAATATGTTGAGAATGGATCACTGGCTAACATTTTGTTCAGTGAAGGAGGCAACATCTTATTGGACTGGGAGGGAAGGTTCAACATTGCGTTAGGTGTTGCAAAAGGGTTAGCCTATCTCCACCATGAGTGCTTAGAGTGGGTCATCCACTGTGATGTGAAACCTGAGAACATACTGTTAGACCAAGCTTTTGAGCCCAAGATCACTGACTTTGGGTTGGTGAAGTTGCTGAACAGAGGAGGGTCCACCCAGAACGTATCCCATGTCAGAGGAACGCTAGGTTACATTGCACCTGAGTGGGTTTCCAGCCTCCCGATCACAGCAAAAGTCGATGTATACAGTTATGGGGTTGTGCTACTGGAGCTATTGACAGGCACCAGAGTTTCAGAGTTGGTGGGAGGCACAGATGAGGTGCATAGTATGCTTAGAAAGCTTGTCAGGATGCTTTCTGCCAAACTTGAAGGGGAGGAACAATCGTGGATTGATGGGTATCTGGATTCAAAACTGAATCGTCCAGTCAACTATGTGCAAGCAAGAACACTGATCAAATTGGCGGTCTCCTGCTTGGAGGAAGACAGAAGCAAAAGACCGACTATGGAACATGCAGTCCAGACCCTCCTGTCAGCTGATGACTGa